In one Watersipora subatra chromosome 6, tzWatSuba1.1, whole genome shotgun sequence genomic region, the following are encoded:
- the LOC137398236 gene encoding uncharacterized protein, whose protein sequence is MYPDVELDETDKTTAQANQNFSKLTQLEEVDLSYNAILSGLPDMFASFKNLRKLTLHECKLTSLPESLSKLTQLEELNLSFNDFSHGLPDVISRLNHLTKLTLIYCQLTSLPESFSKLTQLQEVDLSYNEFSAGLPDVFASLGRSRILTLDECQLTTLPERFIFVSESVTVSLTSTSSGYKLWYNWIWYSWMWYMY, encoded by the exons ATGTATCCAGATGTTGAGCTCGATGAAACGGACAAGACGACTGCGCAGGCCAACCAAAA CTTTTCGAAGCTTACACAGCTAGAGGAGGTTGACCTCTCCTACAATGCTATTTTGAGTGGTCTACCAGATATGTTtgccagttttaaaaatttaagaaaACTGACACTCCATGAATGCAAGCTAACATCTCTACCAGAGAG CCTCTCAAAGCTTACTCAACTGGAAGAGCTTAATCTCAGTTTCAATGACTTTTCTCATGGTCTACCAGATGTAATCTCTAGACTTAATCATTTAACAAAACTGACACTCATTTATTGCCAGCTGACATCTCTACCAGAAAG CTTTTCAAAGCTTACTCAGCTGCAAGAAGTTGACCTCTCCTACAATGAATTTTCTGCTGGTCTACCAGATGTGTTTGCCAGTCTTGGTAGGTCAAGAATACTGACACTCGATGAATGCCAGCTAACAACTCTACCTGAAAG ATTCATCTTTGTCAGCGAGTCTGTAACTGTGTCTCTGACTTCTACGAGTAGTGGGTATAAGTTGTGGTACAACTGGATCTGGTACAGCTGGATGTGGTACATGTACTGA